The genomic region CGCACAGGACCCCTATGGCCGCGTCGCATGCGAAACACTGGTGACGACCGGCTTGGCGTTTGTGGCCGGGGAGATCAGTACCAAGTGTTATGTAGACATCCCGAAGGTGGTCCGCGAAACCATCAGGGACGTCGGCTATACGAGGGCCAAATACGGTTTTGATTACGAGACCTGCGCCATCATCACCTCCATCCAGGAGCAGTCTGCCGACATCGCGTTGGGGGTCGATATCCAGGGGGCGGGGGATCAGGGATTGATGTTCGGTTATGCCAGCGATGAGACACCCGAGTTGATGCCGATGCCGATCATGCTGGCCCATAAGCTGGTCAGGCGGTTGGCCGAGGTTCGGCGCACAGAGATCCTGGATTACCTCCGGCCGGACGGTAAATCGCAGGTCACGGTTGAATATGTCAATGGGAAACCGAATCGGATCGATTCAGTCGTGATCTCTGCCCAGCACAGCCCGGATGTCTCGTTGAAGCAGATCCGGGAAGACATCGTAGAGCAGGTGATTCTCCCGGTCCTCCCGCAGGAGCTGGTGGATCTGGAACGGATTCATTACCACATCAATCCGACCGGCCGCTTTGTGACCGGCGGACCGCACGGCGATACGGGGCTGACCGGCCGGAAGCTGATCGCGGACACCTACGGCGGGGTCGGGAGCCACGGAGGAGGCGCCTTCTCCGGGAAGGATCCGACGAAGGTGGATCGATCCGCGTCGTACAATGCCAGATATATTGCGAAGAACTTTGTGGCGGCCGGGCTGGCCAAG from Candidatus Methylomirabilis lanthanidiphila harbors:
- a CDS encoding S-adenosylmethionine synthetase, with protein sequence MPKMYLFTSESVTEGHPDKIADQISDAVLDAIFAQDPYGRVACETLVTTGLAFVAGEISTKCYVDIPKVVRETIRDVGYTRAKYGFDYETCAIITSIQEQSADIALGVDIQGAGDQGLMFGYASDETPELMPMPIMLAHKLVRRLAEVRRTEILDYLRPDGKSQVTVEYVNGKPNRIDSVVISAQHSPDVSLKQIREDIVEQVILPVLPQELVDLERIHYHINPTGRFVTGGPHGDTGLTGRKLIADTYGGVGSHGGGAFSGKDPTKVDRSASYNARYIAKNFVAAGLAKKCEIQLAYAIGVADPVSVLVDSKGTGIIPDEEMIRMVPLYFELTPAGMIKALDLRRPIFKQTAAYGHFGRTEPDFTWERTDKAEALRQEAAKLGA